CTCGACCGATTCGGCGACCGGTTGCCGCCCGGATTCGCCGGCAACCATTAGGAGCCGGTAGTCCGTAGAGCGGGCGTGTACTTCTTGACGCACCTGGCGGCGGCCGCGCTGGTGGGGCGGTACGCCCGGCTGGCACCGACGTGGCTGGTCGCCGGGGCGGCGCTGCCCGACCTCGTGGACAAGCCGCTGGGGACGCTGGGCCTCGTCGACCTCTACCACACCGTCGGCCACACCGCGCTGCTGGCGCCGCTGGCGGTCGCCGTCGCGCTGACCGGTCGGGCCGGCCTCGCGGTCGCCGTCGGCTGGGCGTCGCATCTCTTCCTCGACGCCTTCCACATCGTGATCAACGGCCGCCCCACCGACGCGCTCTTTCTCGTCTGGCCGATGGCCGTCCCGCCGGACCCGCTCGCGCTGCCGCCCGGCGCCTTCTTCCGCTACTACCTCTGGTCGCCCTCGTTCTTCCTGGAGGTGGCCTTCTGGCTCGCGCTGGCCGGGCTCGCCGTCCGGGAACGGCGCGCCGGGCGGTCGCTGCTGAATCGAGCGTGAACGCCGCTGTCCGCCCGTGGCTCCCTGCTACCCCGTCGGCGGGACCGGTCGGCACCGGCGGTAGTTTTACCACTCGGTAAACCCAACGGCGGGTATGGCAGCCGATGGCAAGATTCTGGACGGTGTCACGGTCGTCGACCTCTCGACGTTCGTGACGGGCGGGTTCTCCTCGTCGATGCTGGCGAACCTGGGCGCCGACGTGGTGAAGGTCGAACAACCCGGGTACGGCGACGCGATCCGCCACACGGGGCCGCCCTTTATCGAGGGCGAGTCGCCGTACTACTGGACGGTCAACTACGGCAAGCGCAGCGTCGAACTCGACCTGAAAAACGACGCGGCGCTCGACGCGCTGTACGACCTGATCGCGGAGACAGACGTCTTCGTCCAGAACTTCCGACCGG
This DNA window, taken from Halosimplex litoreum, encodes the following:
- a CDS encoding metal-dependent hydrolase gives rise to the protein MYFLTHLAAAALVGRYARLAPTWLVAGAALPDLVDKPLGTLGLVDLYHTVGHTALLAPLAVAVALTGRAGLAVAVGWASHLFLDAFHIVINGRPTDALFLVWPMAVPPDPLALPPGAFFRYYLWSPSFFLEVAFWLALAGLAVRERRAGRSLLNRA